In Providencia alcalifaciens, the sequence AGTTCACTAAATCTTCGATAGTCACAACAGTCATGTTGTGCTCGCGAGCAAACTTCACCACATCTGGTGCACGCGCCATGCTACCATCATCGTTGGTTAACTCACACAGTACTCCAGCGGGTTTGAAACCTGCCAGTACAGCTAAGTCAATTGTCGCTTCGGTATGACCACGGCGAGTTAATACACCGCCCTCACGAGCGCGCAGAGGGAATACGTGACCTGGACGGTTAATATCCGCAGGTACCGCATTATCCGCAATTGCGGTTTTAATCGTCGTAATACGGTCAGCCGCAGAAACGCCTGTCGTTACGCCTTTTGCCGCTTCGATAGTGACCGTAAACCCTGTTTGGTTTTGGCTGGTGTTTTTTTCCACCATCATCGGGATATCAAGCTGCTTACGGCGTTCATCCGTAATACACAAGCAAACAATGCCGCTGCTATAGCGAATGGTCATTGCCATTTGCTCTGTGGTCATGGTTTCTGCTGCAAACACTAAGTCACCTTCATTCTCACGATCTTCGTCATCGAGAACTAAGATACCTTTGCCTTGGCGCAGGGCTTCAATTGCATTTTCAACACGCTCGGTTGGATTACCGAATTCGGAAAGTAGCGTCTGATTCATGGTAAAAACCTTCTTAAATTAACAATATTTGAGTTACCAGAACCAGGGCAGTCTTAGGAGTACGAGAAATGAATAAACACAACGACTAACAGCCGTTTCGCCATTCAATATGTAGAACAATATTGCACCCAATAGGTACAAGCATGCAGATACAGTGATTCTCTCCCATCCGGACTATAACCGTCGGCTCCAGATTCACACTGGATCTGCTGACCTTTCCTATCCATGACAATAATGCCAAAGATAACAAAGCGCTCGCGGGCTTCATGCGCGATGCATGTTACCGCCGGTGGGGACTTTCACCCCGCCCTGAGATTACGCAATTAAT encodes:
- the ribB gene encoding 3,4-dihydroxy-2-butanone-4-phosphate synthase yields the protein MNQTLLSEFGNPTERVENAIEALRQGKGILVLDDEDRENEGDLVFAAETMTTEQMAMTIRYSSGIVCLCITDERRKQLDIPMMVEKNTSQNQTGFTVTIEAAKGVTTGVSAADRITTIKTAIADNAVPADINRPGHVFPLRAREGGVLTRRGHTEATIDLAVLAGFKPAGVLCELTNDDGSMARAPDVVKFAREHNMTVVTIEDLVNYRLQLEKKAS